The following are encoded together in the Bradyrhizobium sp. CCGUVB1N3 genome:
- the rpmD gene encoding 50S ribosomal protein L30: MAKAAKTIKIEQIGSAIRRHHSQRSTLIGLKLNKIGRVAELPDTPAVRGMIEKVHHLVRIVDGK, from the coding sequence ATGGCCAAGGCCGCCAAGACGATCAAGATCGAGCAGATCGGCAGCGCGATCCGCCGCCATCACTCGCAGCGCTCGACGCTGATCGGGCTCAAGCTCAACAAGATCGGCCGCGTCGCCGAACTGCCGGACACCCCGGCGGTTCGCGGCATGATCGAGAAGGTTCACCATCTCGTCCGCATCGTCGACGGGAAGTAA
- the rpsE gene encoding 30S ribosomal protein S5, with protein MAGEREHRGGRERKEREERDSEFVDKLVHINRVAKVVKGGKRFGFAALVVIGDQKGRAGFGHGKAREVPEAIRKATESAKRNLTRVSLREGRTLHHDIAGRHGAGRVYLRAAPAGTGIIAGGPMRAVFETLGVQDVVAKSIGSSNPYNMVRATFDALKHQDSPRSVAARRNIKVSTLQSRRIGGDAEAAAD; from the coding sequence ATGGCAGGTGAACGCGAACACCGCGGCGGACGTGAACGCAAGGAGCGCGAGGAGCGCGACAGCGAGTTCGTCGACAAGCTCGTCCACATCAACCGCGTCGCCAAGGTCGTCAAGGGCGGCAAGCGCTTCGGTTTCGCAGCGCTGGTCGTGATCGGCGACCAGAAGGGCCGCGCCGGTTTCGGCCACGGCAAGGCGCGCGAAGTGCCTGAGGCGATCCGCAAGGCAACCGAATCCGCCAAGCGCAACCTGACCCGCGTGTCATTGCGCGAGGGCCGCACGCTTCACCACGACATCGCCGGCCGTCACGGCGCGGGCCGTGTCTATCTGCGTGCCGCTCCGGCTGGTACCGGCATCATCGCCGGCGGTCCGATGCGCGCCGTGTTCGAGACGCTCGGCGTCCAGGACGTGGTGGCGAAGTCGATCGGCTCGTCGAACCCCTACAACATGGTGCGCGCGACCTTCGATGCGCTTAAGCACCAGGATTCGCCGCGTTCGGTCGCAGCCCGCCGCAACATCAAGGTGTCCACCCTGCAGTCCCGCCGCATCGGCGGCGATGCCGAGGCGGCTGCCGACTAA
- the rplR gene encoding 50S ribosomal protein L18, whose protein sequence is MSKAKVTNARRKRSVRLKLRRSGGGRPRLSVFRSSKHIYAQVIDDLKGETLASASSLEKSMRDGGKTGADIDAAKAVGKLLAERAAEKGVKEVVFDRGSYLYHGRVKALADAARESGLSF, encoded by the coding sequence ATGTCGAAAGCCAAGGTTACGAATGCCCGGCGCAAGCGGAGTGTGCGGCTGAAGCTGCGCCGCTCGGGTGGCGGCCGTCCGCGCCTGTCGGTGTTCCGCTCGTCCAAGCACATCTACGCCCAGGTCATCGACGACCTGAAGGGCGAGACGCTGGCCTCTGCCTCCTCGCTCGAGAAGTCGATGCGCGACGGCGGCAAGACCGGCGCCGACATCGATGCTGCGAAGGCGGTCGGCAAGTTGCTCGCCGAGCGCGCGGCGGAGAAGGGCGTCAAGGAAGTCGTGTTCGATCGCGGCAGCTACCTCTATCACGGGCGCGTCAAGGCTCTTGCCGACGCGGCGCGTGAGAGCGGGCTGAGCTTCTAA
- the rplF gene encoding 50S ribosomal protein L6, whose protein sequence is MSRVGKRPVAVPSGVTATVDGQTVKMKGPKGQLQFVVHDDVEVKLENGQVKVKPRAETNRARALYGTARAQVANLVEGVTKGFEKKLEITGVGYRAAMQGKNLQLALGYSHDVVYAIPEGITITVPKPTEITVTGSDIQRVGQVAAEIRAYRPPEPYKGKGVKYVGEFIFRKEGKKK, encoded by the coding sequence ATGTCACGTGTTGGCAAAAGACCTGTGGCCGTGCCGTCGGGCGTTACCGCGACCGTCGACGGTCAGACCGTCAAGATGAAGGGGCCGAAGGGCCAGCTTCAGTTCGTCGTCCATGACGACGTCGAGGTGAAGCTCGAGAACGGCCAGGTCAAGGTCAAGCCGCGGGCCGAGACCAACCGCGCGCGGGCGCTTTACGGCACCGCTCGCGCCCAGGTCGCGAATCTGGTCGAAGGCGTCACCAAGGGCTTCGAGAAGAAGCTCGAAATCACCGGCGTCGGTTACCGCGCCGCGATGCAGGGCAAGAACCTGCAGCTCGCGCTCGGCTACAGCCACGACGTGGTCTACGCGATCCCGGAAGGGATCACGATCACCGTGCCGAAGCCGACCGAGATCACGGTGACGGGCAGCGACATCCAGCGCGTCGGCCAGGTCGCGGCCGAAATCCGCGCCTATCGCCCGCCGGAGCCCTACAAGGGCAAGGGCGTGAAGTATGTTGGCGAATTCATCTTCCGCAAGGAAGGCAAGAAGAAGTAA
- the rpsH gene encoding 30S ribosomal protein S8: MSTHDPISDLITRIRNAQMRSKSKVSTPGSKMRENVLEVLKSEGYIRGYATVEHSSGRSEIEIELKYFDGEPVIREIERVSKPGRRVYASVKALPRVNNGLGISVLSTPKGIMADHSARDANVGGEVLFTVF; encoded by the coding sequence ATGTCTACGCACGACCCAATCAGCGATCTGATCACCCGCATCCGCAATGCGCAGATGCGCTCCAAGAGCAAGGTCTCCACGCCTGGCTCGAAGATGCGCGAGAATGTGCTCGAGGTGCTGAAGAGCGAGGGCTACATCCGCGGCTACGCCACGGTCGAGCATTCCTCGGGCCGCAGCGAGATCGAGATCGAGCTGAAGTATTTCGACGGCGAGCCCGTCATCCGCGAGATCGAGCGGGTCTCCAAGCCCGGGCGTCGTGTCTACGCCTCGGTGAAGGCTCTGCCGCGGGTCAACAACGGGCTCGGCATTTCGGTGTTGTCGACGCCGAAGGGGATCATGGCCGACCACAGCGCGCGCGACGCGAATGTGGGCGGTGAAGTCCTCTTCACGGTGTTCTGA
- the rpsN gene encoding 30S ribosomal protein S14: MAKKSSIEKNNRRKRMVKNAAPKRERLKAIIADKKLPMEERFAATLKLAEMPRNSSATRIRLRCELSGRPRSNYRKNKLSRIALRELGSKGMVPGLVKSSW; this comes from the coding sequence ATGGCAAAGAAGAGTTCAATCGAGAAGAACAACCGGCGCAAGCGGATGGTGAAGAACGCCGCCCCCAAGCGCGAGCGGTTGAAGGCGATCATCGCCGACAAGAAGCTCCCGATGGAGGAGCGCTTCGCTGCGACGTTGAAGCTGGCGGAAATGCCGCGCAACTCGTCGGCGACCCGCATCCGCCTGCGTTGCGAACTGTCGGGCCGCCCGCGCTCGAACTACCGCAAGAACAAGCTGTCCCGTATCGCGCTGCGTGAACTTGGCTCCAAGGGCATGGTCCCGGGCCTCGTGAAGTCGAGCTGGTAA
- the rplE gene encoding 50S ribosomal protein L5: protein MAETAYTPRLRAEYDAKIRTAMTEKFGYENVMQVPRLDKVVLNMGVGDSVNDRKKAETAAAELTQIAGQKAIVTYSRIAIATFKLRENQPIGCKVTLRKARMYEFIDRLVTVALPRVRDFRGLNPKSFDGRGNYSLGIKEHIIFPEIDFDKVTEARGMDITVCTTAKTDEEARALLTAFNFPFRQ from the coding sequence ATGGCTGAGACTGCTTACACGCCGCGCTTGCGCGCGGAATACGACGCGAAGATCCGCACGGCGATGACCGAGAAGTTCGGTTACGAGAACGTCATGCAGGTTCCGCGTCTGGACAAGGTCGTGCTGAACATGGGCGTTGGCGATTCCGTCAACGACCGCAAGAAGGCCGAGACCGCCGCCGCCGAATTGACCCAGATCGCCGGCCAGAAGGCGATCGTGACCTATTCGCGTATCGCGATCGCGACCTTCAAGCTGCGTGAGAACCAGCCGATCGGCTGCAAGGTCACGCTGCGCAAGGCCCGCATGTACGAGTTCATCGATCGCCTGGTGACGGTCGCGCTGCCGCGCGTCCGCGACTTCCGCGGCCTGAACCCGAAGAGCTTCGATGGCCGCGGCAACTACTCGCTCGGCATCAAGGAGCACATCATTTTCCCCGAGATCGACTTCGACAAGGTCACGGAAGCCCGCGGTATGGACATCACCGTCTGCACCACGGCCAAGACCGACGAAGAGGCGAGGGCCTTGTTGACCGCTTTCAATTTCCCGTTCCGGCAGTGA
- the rplX gene encoding 50S ribosomal protein L24, with amino-acid sequence MAAKIRKGDKVVVLTGRDKGRTGEVFEVRPDAGTALVRGINMVKRHQKQTQNQEGGIISKEAPIQLSNIAYLGKDGKPTRVGFKIQADGKKVRIAKSSGAEIDG; translated from the coding sequence ATGGCTGCGAAGATCCGCAAGGGCGACAAGGTCGTCGTGCTGACCGGCCGCGACAAGGGCCGCACCGGCGAGGTGTTCGAGGTGCGTCCGGACGCCGGCACGGCTCTGGTGCGTGGCATCAACATGGTGAAGCGCCACCAGAAGCAGACCCAGAACCAGGAGGGCGGCATCATTTCGAAAGAGGCGCCGATCCAACTGTCCAATATCGCGTATCTCGGCAAGGACGGAAAGCCGACGCGCGTCGGATTCAAGATTCAGGCGGACGGCAAGAAGGTTCGCATCGCCAAGAGCTCGGGAGCTGAGATCGATGGCTGA
- the rplN gene encoding 50S ribosomal protein L14, with translation MIQMQTNLDVADNSGARRVMCIKVLGGSKRRYATIGDIIVVSIKEAIPRGKVKKGDVMKAVVVRVRKDIRRPDGSVIRFDRNAAVLINNQAEPVGTRIFGPVPRELRAKNHMKIISLAPEVL, from the coding sequence ATGATTCAGATGCAGACCAACCTCGACGTGGCCGACAATTCTGGCGCACGCCGTGTCATGTGTATCAAGGTGCTCGGAGGCTCCAAGCGCCGCTACGCCACCATCGGCGACATCATCGTGGTGTCGATCAAGGAAGCGATTCCGCGTGGCAAGGTGAAGAAGGGTGACGTGATGAAGGCCGTCGTGGTGCGGGTCCGCAAGGACATCCGCCGCCCCGACGGGTCGGTCATCCGCTTCGACCGCAACGCCGCCGTCCTGATCAACAATCAGGCCGAGCCGGTCGGCACCCGTATCTTCGGGCCCGTGCCGCGCGAGCTGCGCGCCAAGAACCACATGAAGATCATTTCGCTCGCGCCGGAGGTGTTGTGA
- the rpsQ gene encoding 30S ribosomal protein S17, producing MPKRTLQGVVVSDKTAKTVVVRVDRRFTHPIYKKTIRRSKNYHAHDESNEFKPGDMVWIEESKPISKLKRWVVIRGEHKKSA from the coding sequence ATGCCGAAACGTACTTTGCAGGGCGTGGTCGTCAGCGACAAGACAGCCAAGACGGTCGTTGTGCGCGTCGATCGCCGCTTCACGCACCCGATCTACAAGAAGACGATCCGCCGTTCGAAGAACTATCACGCGCACGACGAGAGCAACGAGTTCAAGCCGGGCGATATGGTGTGGATCGAGGAATCGAAGCCGATTTCGAAGTTGAAGCGCTGGGTCGTGATCCGGGGCGAACACAAGAAAAGCGCCTGA
- the rpmC gene encoding 50S ribosomal protein L29 — MAQMKIEDIRAMSPDQQDDAVLNLKKERFNLRFQRATGQLENTSRLREARRDIARIKTVAAQKRAKKK; from the coding sequence ATGGCCCAGATGAAGATCGAAGACATCCGTGCGATGAGCCCCGACCAGCAGGATGATGCCGTCCTGAACCTGAAGAAGGAGCGCTTTAACCTGCGCTTCCAGCGTGCCACCGGGCAGCTCGAGAACACCTCGCGCCTGCGCGAGGCTCGCCGTGACATCGCCCGGATCAAGACCGTCGCCGCGCAAAAGCGCGCGAAGAAGAAGTAA
- the rplP gene encoding 50S ribosomal protein L16 translates to MMQPKKTKFRKAHKGRIHGVASSGATLAFGQFGLKATEPERVTARQIEAARRALTRHMKRAGRVWIRVFPDVPVSKKPAEVRMGSGKGSPELWVARVKPGRVLFEIDGVNTQTAREALTLAAAKLPIKTRFVERIAE, encoded by the coding sequence ATGATGCAACCTAAGAAAACGAAGTTCCGGAAGGCGCATAAGGGCCGCATCCACGGCGTTGCGTCTTCAGGCGCGACGTTGGCGTTCGGCCAGTTCGGCCTGAAAGCGACCGAGCCTGAGCGCGTCACCGCGCGTCAGATCGAGGCCGCCCGCCGCGCGCTGACCCGCCACATGAAGCGCGCCGGCCGCGTCTGGATCCGCGTATTCCCCGACGTTCCGGTGTCGAAGAAGCCGGCCGAAGTCCGCATGGGCTCCGGCAAGGGTTCGCCGGAACTGTGGGTGGCGCGCGTCAAGCCGGGCCGGGTGCTGTTCGAGATCGACGGCGTCAACACCCAGACTGCGCGTGAAGCGCTGACCCTGGCAGCCGCCAAGCTGCCGATCAAGACGCGCTTCGTCGAGCGAATTGCGGAGTAA
- the rpsC gene encoding 30S ribosomal protein S3 produces MGQKINPIGLRLGINRTWDSRWFAGKQEYGKLLHEDVKIREILHKELKQAAVARIVIERPHKKCRVTIHSARPGVVIGKKGADIDRLRKKVADITSSDVVINIVEIRKPELDATLVAESIAQQLERRVAFRRAMKRAVQSAMRLGAEGIRINCSGRLGGAEIARMEWYREGRVPLHTLRADIDYGVATAFTTFGTCGVKVWIFKGEILEHDPMAQDKRMAEGEGSGSGGGRQRRDAAA; encoded by the coding sequence GGGTCAAAAGATCAATCCGATCGGTCTGCGTCTCGGCATCAACCGGACCTGGGATTCCCGCTGGTTCGCCGGCAAGCAGGAATACGGCAAGCTGCTGCACGAGGACGTCAAGATCCGCGAGATCCTGCACAAGGAGCTCAAGCAGGCGGCGGTCGCCCGCATCGTGATCGAGCGTCCGCACAAGAAGTGCCGCGTCACCATCCACTCGGCCCGTCCGGGCGTGGTGATCGGCAAGAAGGGCGCCGACATCGACAGGCTCCGCAAGAAGGTGGCCGACATCACCTCGTCGGACGTCGTGATCAACATCGTCGAGATCCGCAAGCCGGAGCTCGATGCGACGCTGGTCGCCGAATCGATCGCTCAGCAGCTCGAGCGCCGCGTTGCGTTCCGCCGCGCCATGAAGCGCGCCGTGCAGTCGGCGATGCGTCTCGGCGCGGAAGGCATCCGCATCAACTGCTCGGGTCGCCTGGGCGGTGCGGAAATCGCGCGCATGGAGTGGTACCGCGAAGGTCGCGTGCCGCTGCACACGCTGCGCGCCGACATCGACTACGGCGTCGCGACCGCGTTCACGACCTTCGGCACCTGCGGTGTCAAGGTCTGGATCTTCAAGGGCGAGATCCTCGAGCACGATCCGATGGCCCAGGACAAGAGAATGGCCGAAGGCGAGGGTAGTGGCAGCGGTGGCGGCCGGCAGCGTCGCGACGCTGCGGCCTGA